A region from the Diorhabda sublineata isolate icDioSubl1.1 chromosome X, icDioSubl1.1, whole genome shotgun sequence genome encodes:
- the LOC130451708 gene encoding cytochrome P450 307a1-like produces the protein MLVLVVLCLVLSVWWFTKRNRKDLLNYPPGPKPWPLIGSLHLVGQHRTPFEAFTALSKIYGDIYSIHLGSTPCVVVNNFDLIKEVLISKGGDFDARPDFIRFHKLFGGDRNNSLALCDWSDLQKTRRSIARTYCSPRFTSLQYDMVANVGTYEISTFLEQIQKLPINEPTDIKPLVLAACANMFTQYMCSTSFSYDDTDFQKVVRYFDEIFWEINQGYAVDFLPWLLPFYKNHMKKISHWSAEIRQFILSRIIDNHRASLDYNSPPRDFTDALLMHLEEDPNMNWQHIIFELEDFIGGHSAIGNLVMMTLASLVKYPEVAKKVQQEVDDVTASSREPNLLDKSAMPYTEAVIWETLRKASSPIVPHVASTDTELFDYKIPKGTMIFINNYELNVSSEYWEDPDSFIPERFLSPTGNIVKPNHFIPFSTGKRTCIGQRLVQCFSFIILATLLQKYDIKAGGEITLKAGCVAVPPDCFKVILTPRST, from the exons ATGCTCGTGCTAGTTGTGTTGTGCCTCGTGCTCTCCGTGTGGTGGTTCACTAAAAGGAACCGTAAGGACCTACTAAATTATCCTCCGGGACCCAAACCGTGGCCTTTAATCGGCAGTCTTCACCTTGTCGGTCAACATAGGACTCCCTTTGAGGCATTCACCGCACTTAGTAAAATTTATGGAGACATTTACAGTATTCACCTCGGCTCTACACCCTGTGTAGTTGTTAACAACTTCGATCTAATCAAGGAAGTACTGATTTCGAAAGGTGGAGATTTCGATGCCCGTCCAGATTTTATAAGATTCCATAAACTTTTCGGTGGAGATAGAAATAATt ctttagCATTGTGTGATTGGTCGGATTTGCAAAAAACTCGTCGCAGTATTGCAAGAACGTATTGCTCGCCAAGATTTACATCGCTACAGTATGATATGGTCGCAAATGTCGGGACTTAtgaaatttctacatttctggAACAAATCCAAAAACTTCCCATCAACGAACCAACGGACATTAAACCATTGGTATTGGCAGCTTGTGCAAATATGTTCACCCAATATATGTGTTCAACTAGTTTTTCATACGATGATACGGATTTTCAAAAAGTCGTTAGATACTTTGATGAGATCTTCTGGGAAATAAACCAAGGGTACGCCGTTGATTTTTTACCTTGGCTTCtacctttttataaaaatcacatgaaaaaaatatctcattGGTCAGCTGAGATACGTCAGTTTATCTTGAGCAGAATTATCGATAATCATCGGGCTTCATTGGACTACAATTCTCCTCCGAGAGACTTCACGGACGCTCTGCTCATGCATTTAGAAGAAGATCCGAATATGAATTGGCAACACATTATATTCGAATTGGAGGATTTCATTGGAGGACATTCGGCTATTGGAAACTTGGTTATGATGACGCTAGCATCTTTGGTAAAATATCCAGAAGTAGCTAAAAAAGTTCAACAAGAAGTCGATGATGTGACTGCATCCAGCAGAGAACCAAATTTATTAGATAAATCCGCAATGCCTTACACAGAAGCTGTTATTTGGGAAACTCTAAGAAAAGCATCTTCTCCGATAGTTCCACATGTTGCTAGTACCGATACTGAACTTTTTGATTACAAAATACCGAAAGGtacaatgatttttattaacaattacgAATTGAATGTGAGTAGTGAATACTGGGAAGATCCAGACTCGTTCATTCCAGAAAGATTCCTATCGCCTACTGGAAATATCGTAAAACCTAATCATTTCATCCCGTTCAGCACTGGAAAAAGGACTTGTATTGGACAAAGATTGGTACAAtgcttttcttttataatacTTGCGACGTTATTACAAAAATACGACATAAAAGCCGGCGGGGAGATCACTTTAAAGGCTGGCTGCGTAGCAGTACCTCCAGATTGCTTCAAAGTCATTCTCACCCCAAGATCTACTTGA